From Leptospira congkakensis, one genomic window encodes:
- a CDS encoding hemolysin family protein: MEIIGIFLIFLLVFVNGFFVAAEFAMVSIRPSRLEELVKENRAMSHITKKAVSKIDDMLSVCQVGITVASLLLGWIGEALFASVVSGFLHMFHIELDLVTIHSISIGVSFTLITLLHVILGELVPKTLAIQNTEAIALGVSAPMWLFYYLFFPVTFIMNRLAGGILTLFRLQRTGDKYVHSAEELMIIIEEQRKQGRIDNAEMQLIQKTFDFSEHTAKDVMTHRLSIIGISQESTIDKLLPLIAEHSFSRYPVYNQTLDRIVGIVHVQKFLKWQAAHLSAKGKKEKITVIMEKDFVKVPESMSIERVMTKLREKKQHMAIVIDEYGGVSGLLTLEDIIEEFFGEIRDETDTDEVDVTSKNKKTKTISLDGETELSSLSDILEGEEPSDMEEVRTIAGYFMEKNEDMPKEGSIVQIKKGSLKVKKMEGNKIISILFTPKLEEDNDSEMERELSYEDR, from the coding sequence ATGGAAATAATCGGCATCTTTCTCATCTTCCTTCTTGTCTTTGTTAATGGTTTCTTCGTCGCAGCCGAATTTGCCATGGTTTCCATCCGGCCTTCTCGCCTGGAAGAACTTGTCAAAGAAAATCGGGCCATGTCCCATATCACCAAAAAGGCCGTCTCCAAAATCGATGATATGTTATCGGTATGCCAAGTGGGAATCACTGTGGCAAGCCTACTCCTTGGATGGATTGGTGAGGCTCTGTTTGCTAGTGTTGTCTCTGGATTCCTTCACATGTTCCATATTGAATTGGATCTTGTGACCATTCATAGTATATCGATTGGAGTTTCTTTCACTCTCATCACTCTACTACATGTGATTTTGGGGGAACTGGTTCCCAAAACTCTTGCCATCCAAAACACAGAAGCAATCGCTCTTGGGGTTTCGGCTCCTATGTGGTTGTTCTATTATTTATTTTTTCCTGTCACTTTCATTATGAATCGTTTGGCGGGCGGAATCCTTACACTTTTCCGTTTGCAACGAACTGGTGATAAGTATGTTCATTCTGCTGAAGAGCTCATGATCATCATTGAAGAACAAAGGAAACAAGGTCGGATTGATAATGCAGAGATGCAACTCATCCAAAAGACTTTTGATTTTTCAGAACATACTGCCAAAGATGTAATGACACATCGCCTTTCTATTATTGGAATTTCGCAAGAGTCCACGATCGATAAATTACTCCCTCTCATCGCCGAACATAGTTTTTCAAGATATCCTGTTTATAACCAAACCTTGGATCGAATTGTTGGGATTGTTCATGTTCAAAAGTTTTTAAAATGGCAAGCGGCTCATCTTTCAGCAAAAGGCAAAAAAGAAAAAATCACTGTCATTATGGAAAAGGACTTTGTGAAAGTTCCAGAATCTATGTCCATCGAACGAGTGATGACAAAACTCCGTGAGAAAAAACAACATATGGCAATTGTCATTGATGAATACGGTGGAGTTTCCGGCTTACTTACGTTAGAAGATATTATTGAAGAATTTTTTGGTGAAATTCGTGATGAAACAGACACTGATGAAGTGGATGTAACTTCCAAAAATAAAAAAACAAAAACCATTTCTTTAGATGGAGAAACTGAACTTTCTAGTTTGTCAGATATTTTGGAAGGGGAAGAACCTTCTGATATGGAAGAAGTCAGAACCATCGCTGGTTATTTTATGGAAAAGAACGAAGATATGCCAAAAGAAGGTAGCATCGTTCAAATCAAAAAAGGAAGTCTTAAAGTAAAAAAAATGGAAGGAAACAAAATCATCTCCATTTTATTCACTCCAAAATTAGAAGAGGATAACGATTCTGAAATGGAAAGAGAACTTTCTTACGAGGACAGGTAG
- a CDS encoding phosphopantothenoylcysteine decarboxylase, whose product MKEIVIAVSGSIASYKACDLVRGLTKQGYPVRVIMTSNATRFVGKITFEALTGKPVRVDEFDTGMAHIEIKNIASVLAVVPASANIIGKMANGIADDLVTSTYLACTSPVLVAPSMNPGMYLHPAVQRNLKTLESDGVTIVSPDKGIVVCGDEGYGKLATVESIMEQIIKLHTTNS is encoded by the coding sequence ATGAAAGAAATTGTAATCGCAGTCTCAGGATCCATTGCTTCTTATAAGGCTTGTGATTTGGTAAGAGGGCTTACCAAACAAGGATATCCTGTTCGCGTGATTATGACTTCCAATGCTACTAGATTTGTTGGAAAAATTACTTTTGAGGCCTTAACAGGAAAACCAGTAAGGGTGGATGAATTTGATACAGGTATGGCTCATATCGAAATTAAAAACATTGCCTCGGTTCTTGCTGTGGTTCCGGCCTCTGCCAACATCATCGGTAAAATGGCCAATGGAATCGCCGATGATTTAGTGACCTCCACATATCTTGCATGCACCTCTCCTGTGTTAGTGGCTCCATCGATGAATCCTGGAATGTATTTACATCCTGCCGTACAAAGAAATTTAAAAACTTTAGAATCAGATGGAGTTACTATTGTATCTCCCGATAAAGGGATTGTGGTTTGTGGAGATGAGGGATACGGTAAACTTGCTACCGTTGAATCCATCATGGAACAAATCATTAAACTTCATACAACCAATTCATGA
- a CDS encoding phosphopantothenoylcysteine decarboxylase, with product MNLKFKRVIVTSGPTREWIDPVRYISNASSGKMGYEIATAFLKYPVEVVYIHGNTLERYANVKGAKRNIEVETTIQLRDAVLSEMTNDSLLVMAAAPADFRPIMTAEHKIKKEKTSEGTKGLLLELEENPDVLQQVTEYVTEHKVLNSLRVGFAAETKELERYAKDKLVRKGLNYIVGNYVGSGKGFGEVDSTVRIFSVSGLEKEIGPFPKEKIAEELVSFLVSV from the coding sequence ATGAATTTAAAATTCAAACGAGTCATAGTTACTTCTGGGCCCACTAGGGAATGGATCGATCCTGTACGTTATATATCCAATGCTTCTTCTGGAAAGATGGGTTATGAAATTGCTACTGCCTTTTTAAAATACCCCGTTGAAGTAGTTTATATCCACGGAAATACGTTGGAACGTTATGCTAATGTTAAAGGCGCCAAACGAAATATTGAAGTGGAAACCACCATCCAATTGCGTGATGCTGTTTTGTCCGAAATGACTAATGATAGTTTGCTTGTGATGGCAGCAGCTCCGGCTGATTTTCGCCCCATCATGACAGCAGAACATAAAATCAAAAAAGAAAAAACTTCTGAAGGAACCAAAGGTCTTCTCCTCGAGTTAGAAGAAAATCCTGATGTTTTACAACAAGTAACAGAGTATGTTACAGAACATAAAGTTTTAAACTCTCTTCGTGTTGGATTTGCCGCCGAAACAAAAGAGTTGGAACGATATGCCAAAGACAAACTGGTTCGAAAAGGTCTTAACTATATTGTTGGAAATTATGTTGGCTCTGGCAAAGGTTTTGGTGAAGTTGATTCTACTGTTCGCATATTTAGCGTTAGTGGACTAGAGAAAGAAATTGGACCATTTCCCAAAGAAAAAATCGCAGAGGAACTGGTTTCCTTTTTAGTGTCCGTTTGA
- a CDS encoding DMT family protein — MLTIILLVLSNIFMTFAWYGHLKFAKSTNMFYIILFSWGIAFFEYVLMVPANRIGFTVYKFEGFQLKIIQEVITIFVFILFATLFLGEKIKWNYIVSFGLILLAGYFAFGFGTKSNGH, encoded by the coding sequence ATGTTAACCATCATTCTATTAGTATTATCCAATATTTTTATGACCTTTGCTTGGTATGGGCATTTGAAATTTGCAAAGTCCACCAACATGTTTTATATCATTTTGTTTTCTTGGGGAATCGCATTCTTCGAATATGTTTTGATGGTTCCTGCCAACCGGATTGGATTCACAGTTTATAAGTTTGAAGGGTTTCAATTGAAAATCATCCAAGAAGTGATTACCATCTTTGTATTCATTCTCTTTGCGACACTTTTCCTAGGCGAAAAGATCAAATGGAATTATATCGTTAGTTTTGGTCTGATACTTCTTGCTGGTTATTTTGCATTTGGTTTTGGAACCAAATCAAACGGACACTAA
- a CDS encoding SIR2 family NAD-dependent protein deacylase, which yields MSFLTPDLIQRIRTARNILFLTGAGISSESGIPTFRGEGGYWKTFKAEELATPEAFANHPEVVWEWYDFRRNICSEAEPNNGHLTIANWQAVSKTVNLITQNVDGLHPRAGSKNLLEIHGNIFRAKCTVCREKYNLGEDGINQHGLKFCPSCESLLRPDIVWFGEGYDNKLLTKAWEQSKEAHVVFVVGTSANVSVPANLAMTSIRNGALGIEINPETTSLTPSMQLHFGGKSGEILPEIFKEVFWDVVLE from the coding sequence ATGAGTTTTCTCACTCCCGATCTCATCCAACGAATCCGCACGGCTCGGAATATTTTGTTTCTTACGGGAGCAGGTATTTCTAGCGAAAGTGGAATTCCTACATTCCGAGGAGAAGGTGGATATTGGAAAACATTTAAAGCAGAAGAACTCGCCACACCAGAAGCCTTTGCCAATCATCCAGAAGTGGTTTGGGAATGGTATGACTTTCGGCGTAATATTTGTTCCGAAGCAGAACCAAACAATGGACACCTAACAATTGCAAATTGGCAAGCAGTTTCAAAAACAGTAAATCTCATCACACAAAACGTGGATGGACTTCACCCTCGTGCTGGAAGTAAGAACCTCCTAGAAATCCATGGTAATATCTTTCGTGCAAAGTGTACGGTTTGTCGCGAAAAATACAATTTGGGTGAAGATGGAATCAACCAACATGGGCTCAAATTTTGTCCGTCTTGTGAATCCCTTTTACGACCAGATATTGTTTGGTTTGGGGAAGGTTATGACAATAAACTTCTCACAAAAGCCTGGGAACAAAGTAAAGAAGCTCATGTTGTTTTTGTTGTGGGAACAAGTGCAAACGTATCGGTTCCTGCCAACTTAGCTATGACCTCCATTCGCAACGGTGCCCTTGGAATCGAAATCAATCCCGAAACCACTTCCCTCACTCCTTCCATGCAACTTCATTTTGGTGGCAAATCGGGAGAAATCCTTCCTGAAATTTTTAAGGAAGTGTTTTGGGATGTAGTTTTAGAATAA
- a CDS encoding aminotransferase class I/II-fold pyridoxal phosphate-dependent enzyme yields MANHWEEIQKKLNSIHEKQLFRETKIYQGIDFCSNDYMGMATNPSMLEFFQTKKDIYPFGSTASRLVRGNFKSMDQFESEFARFVEGEAALLVSSGFTANFGLLDSIAAPDCYLFTDRLNHASILDGIRISGAQKKYYHHLDMDHLRSLLEKADIEDPERKKKRIVVTETLFSMDGDSPDLKTLLSLKREFGFVLVLDEAHAFGIYGLSGKGLVFRDLTLSEIQSIDYRVYTLGKSLGLEGGIIVTKKIGRDHLVNVMRSFIFSTAPLPMISELAFYSLELLRSMDKERDELLKIADTLKNLLKTNGFIITASTSHIVPLLLETEKEALFYAANLQEKGLDVRAIRPPTVPSPRLRISLNAKLKLSDIQVLVEGLSQVREKWNSL; encoded by the coding sequence ATGGCTAATCATTGGGAAGAAATCCAAAAAAAACTAAATTCCATTCACGAAAAACAATTATTTCGGGAAACTAAGATCTACCAAGGAATTGATTTTTGTTCCAACGACTATATGGGAATGGCAACTAATCCCAGTATGTTGGAGTTTTTCCAAACAAAAAAGGATATTTATCCCTTTGGATCCACTGCTTCTCGTTTGGTTAGAGGAAATTTTAAATCCATGGATCAGTTTGAATCAGAGTTTGCTCGATTTGTCGAAGGAGAAGCGGCACTTTTAGTATCTTCTGGATTTACAGCAAACTTTGGTCTTTTGGATTCGATTGCTGCTCCCGACTGTTACCTGTTTACCGATCGTTTGAACCATGCATCCATTTTAGATGGAATTCGCATTTCGGGAGCTCAGAAAAAATACTACCATCATTTGGATATGGATCACCTTCGTAGTTTATTGGAAAAAGCAGATATAGAAGATCCTGAACGTAAAAAAAAGCGAATCGTGGTCACGGAAACTTTATTTAGTATGGATGGCGATTCTCCCGATTTAAAAACCTTACTTTCTTTAAAAAGAGAATTTGGATTTGTTCTTGTTTTGGATGAAGCCCATGCCTTTGGAATTTATGGCCTTAGTGGGAAGGGACTTGTCTTTCGGGACTTAACTCTATCAGAAATCCAATCCATTGATTACAGAGTGTACACTTTAGGAAAGTCGCTTGGCTTGGAAGGTGGGATCATTGTCACAAAAAAAATAGGTCGTGACCACTTAGTGAATGTAATGCGGTCTTTTATTTTTTCTACAGCACCACTTCCAATGATTTCAGAACTTGCTTTCTATTCCTTAGAACTCCTTCGTTCGATGGACAAAGAAAGAGATGAATTGTTAAAAATTGCTGATACACTAAAGAATTTGTTGAAAACCAATGGATTTATCATCACTGCCTCTACCTCACATATCGTTCCTCTGCTTCTGGAAACAGAAAAAGAGGCTTTGTTTTATGCTGCCAATTTACAAGAAAAAGGTTTGGATGTACGTGCCATTCGTCCACCGACGGTCCCAAGCCCTAGGTTAAGAATTAGTTTGAACGCTAAATTAAAGTTAAGTGATATTCAGGTTTTGGTAGAGGGACTTTCCCAAGTTAGAGAAAAGTGGAATTCTCTCTAA
- a CDS encoding cytochrome c-type biogenesis protein CcmH yields MDFAIQKKDQPSSFGSLSSVQTEPWSKESKLRFLKRSGSKLLLVGFCFLFPVLLFAQKTTTNLKEDEQIQTFLKVTEQIRCICLPSLPIQSCSFNMCAASSYLKTFIENRIKDGMKEEEIISKMENGFGNSVLQDPIVVMFQENGNQGMVDSIVYGFGPKILAQPDGTWINFTLFAIGVLGLFGIYKYGTQKKRETSTANAESKVENIKSTTDEIKNKIRKFEEES; encoded by the coding sequence ATGGATTTTGCAATTCAAAAAAAAGACCAACCAAGTTCGTTTGGTTCCTTATCTTCCGTACAGACAGAACCATGGTCAAAGGAATCCAAATTGCGATTTTTAAAACGATCTGGATCTAAACTTTTATTAGTTGGATTTTGTTTTTTGTTTCCGGTTTTACTCTTTGCGCAAAAAACAACTACAAACTTAAAAGAAGATGAGCAAATCCAAACCTTCTTAAAAGTAACGGAACAAATTCGTTGTATTTGTTTGCCAAGCCTTCCCATCCAGTCTTGTTCGTTTAACATGTGTGCGGCGTCTAGTTACCTCAAAACTTTTATTGAAAACCGAATCAAAGACGGAATGAAAGAAGAAGAAATCATTTCGAAAATGGAAAATGGATTTGGGAATTCTGTATTACAAGACCCAATCGTAGTGATGTTTCAGGAAAACGGAAACCAAGGAATGGTGGATTCCATTGTGTACGGATTTGGACCAAAAATTCTAGCCCAACCTGACGGAACCTGGATCAATTTCACTTTGTTTGCCATTGGAGTTCTTGGACTTTTTGGAATCTACAAGTATGGAACCCAAAAAAAGAGAGAAACTTCCACAGCGAATGCAGAATCCAAAGTAGAAAATATCAAATCCACAACAGACGAGATCAAAAACAAAATCCGTAAATTCGAAGAAGAATCTTAA
- a CDS encoding heme lyase CcmF/NrfE family subunit: protein MNNLGTILLSASLAILIFSALQTIYGIYKQERKSIELGRLALMTNPFVIVLTFTVLLTQLVRSDYSNYYVVMHSSEHLPLFYKMTSIWSGSSGSLLFWNLILNVFTFIVLWQTRKSIEDRIPMMNLILAVLSGFFSFLAVFYGDAQPFREFVPEAAAGRGLNPLLQHWAMIIHPPILYIGYVSISIPFAIAMSALVSGQLSEDWMKFIRKWTLFSWFFLGTGILLGSKWAYEELGWGGYWAWDPVENASLMPWLLTSAFVHSVVIQERRGMLKFWNMLLVILAFHFSLLGTWITRSGVLEGPHSFSKSTIGTPFIIYIIASFLFFTGFVIYRRKHLTPERNLEAITSKEGSFLLNNFLLVLSTAAILLGVFSPLLYGKEFKAPWFNSWGVPAGIFLLLLMGAAPLLAWRKGAGAVFFSTLLKPFLAGLVGGGLYILFYSQNFTKPDSKYGDVLAEIYSVLTVTIGVFTISGIIQEYYRGIRARKEEFPNENIVIAGYRMLLKNKRRYGGYLVHFSLVLIFIGYAGNAFKINTSVRFFYELQPPTSEEIVYQSIDKAMIGGYQIEASTLKLKPVLISGLGGEPNIQNVIVSQEGTYSIFRGTDKLSDLVTERRFYPQISHLTGDFETHIPTSEPAILSMAKEDFYIQLGAIETSDLKSENPDLPLMFMQYYFTPGSEMDKLKFFLNFPRQIVANLEVWVNPLVKLIWVGSLLYFLTGIFLLLPVGENKKKKVVG, encoded by the coding sequence ATGAACAATTTAGGAACCATCCTTCTCTCAGCCTCTCTCGCCATTCTAATTTTTTCCGCATTACAAACCATCTACGGAATCTACAAACAAGAAAGAAAATCCATTGAACTAGGCCGCCTGGCTCTCATGACAAATCCTTTTGTCATTGTCCTCACCTTTACAGTTCTACTCACTCAACTTGTAAGATCAGACTATAGCAACTATTATGTGGTCATGCATTCAAGCGAACACCTCCCGTTGTTTTATAAAATGACATCCATTTGGTCGGGATCTTCTGGAAGTTTGTTATTTTGGAATTTGATTCTAAACGTTTTTACTTTTATTGTTTTATGGCAAACTCGTAAGTCCATCGAAGACAGAATTCCGATGATGAATCTAATCCTCGCAGTTCTCTCTGGATTTTTTTCTTTCCTAGCTGTTTTTTATGGAGATGCACAACCATTCCGTGAATTTGTTCCGGAAGCTGCTGCGGGTCGGGGGCTCAATCCCCTCCTCCAACATTGGGCGATGATCATCCATCCACCCATTCTTTACATTGGTTATGTGAGTATCTCCATTCCTTTTGCCATTGCCATGTCTGCTCTTGTGTCGGGACAACTCTCTGAAGATTGGATGAAGTTCATCCGTAAATGGACTTTGTTTTCTTGGTTCTTTCTCGGAACAGGGATTTTACTCGGATCTAAATGGGCCTATGAAGAGTTAGGTTGGGGTGGGTATTGGGCTTGGGATCCGGTAGAAAACGCTTCCCTTATGCCTTGGCTTCTCACCAGTGCTTTTGTTCATTCTGTTGTGATCCAAGAACGTAGAGGGATGTTAAAATTCTGGAATATGTTACTTGTCATCCTTGCTTTCCACTTTAGTTTGCTTGGAACTTGGATCACTCGTTCAGGAGTTTTGGAAGGGCCTCATAGTTTTTCCAAATCAACCATTGGAACTCCTTTTATCATCTATATCATTGCTAGTTTTCTATTTTTCACAGGATTTGTGATTTATAGAAGAAAACACCTAACGCCAGAAAGGAACTTAGAAGCCATTACTTCCAAAGAAGGAAGTTTTCTTTTGAATAACTTTTTACTGGTTCTTTCGACCGCAGCCATATTGCTCGGTGTCTTTTCTCCTCTCTTGTATGGAAAAGAATTCAAAGCGCCATGGTTTAATTCTTGGGGAGTTCCTGCAGGGATTTTTCTTTTGCTTTTGATGGGAGCAGCCCCACTCCTCGCTTGGAGAAAGGGAGCTGGAGCTGTATTTTTTTCCACACTTCTCAAACCCTTTCTTGCAGGACTTGTGGGTGGTGGACTTTATATCCTTTTTTATTCCCAAAACTTTACAAAACCAGACAGTAAGTATGGTGATGTATTAGCAGAGATCTATTCGGTTCTAACGGTTACGATTGGTGTGTTTACCATTTCGGGAATCATCCAAGAATACTATCGAGGAATCCGAGCACGAAAAGAAGAGTTTCCAAACGAAAATATCGTGATTGCCGGATACCGAATGTTACTCAAAAACAAACGGCGGTATGGTGGGTATTTAGTACACTTTTCGCTGGTTCTTATTTTTATTGGTTATGCAGGGAATGCATTCAAAATCAATACTTCGGTTCGTTTTTTCTATGAACTCCAACCACCAACTTCGGAAGAGATAGTCTACCAATCCATAGACAAAGCAATGATTGGTGGTTATCAAATTGAAGCCTCCACTCTAAAACTAAAACCAGTATTAATTTCAGGACTTGGTGGGGAACCAAACATCCAAAACGTGATTGTATCCCAGGAAGGAACTTATTCTATCTTTCGAGGGACGGATAAACTTTCTGATCTTGTGACAGAACGCAGATTTTACCCACAAATTTCTCACCTAACAGGTGATTTTGAAACACATATCCCAACGAGTGAACCTGCCATTCTTTCTATGGCCAAAGAAGATTTTTACATCCAACTTGGTGCCATTGAAACCTCGGATCTAAAATCTGAGAATCCAGATCTTCCTTTGATGTTTATGCAGTATTACTTCACACCAGGGAGTGAGATGGACAAACTCAAATTCTTTCTCAACTTTCCAAGACAGATTGTTGCGAACTTAGAAGTATGGGTGAACCCACTGGTAAAACTCATTTGGGTAGGGTCTTTACTTTATTTCCTAACAGGAATCTTTTTACTATTGCCGGTCGGTGAAAACAAAAAGAAGAAGGTGGTTGGTTAA
- a CDS encoding cytochrome c maturation protein CcmE: MNRKFLTLLFLIGLSLGGIAFFSSQETSYLLLDASELAANPTKYSDQNLRVRGFVRIGSLVREGKKAKFDLELNDQIIPVFFTGATLLPDAFKEGARARVDGKLDRGVLVASHVEAKCASKYEAGYAEEQ; encoded by the coding sequence ATGAATCGTAAGTTTTTAACTCTTTTGTTTCTCATCGGACTCTCTCTGGGAGGAATCGCTTTTTTCTCCTCCCAAGAAACCTCTTACCTTCTTTTGGATGCGTCGGAACTGGCAGCAAACCCCACAAAATATTCAGACCAAAACCTTCGCGTGCGGGGATTTGTTCGGATCGGGAGCCTTGTTCGCGAAGGAAAAAAAGCAAAATTTGATTTGGAACTGAATGATCAAATCATCCCCGTGTTTTTCACAGGAGCCACTCTTTTGCCAGATGCTTTTAAAGAAGGAGCAAGGGCGCGCGTGGATGGAAAATTAGATCGCGGAGTTCTTGTTGCGAGTCACGTAGAGGCAAAATGTGCCTCCAAATATGAAGCGGGATACGCTGAGGAACAATGA
- a CDS encoding YdcF family protein yields the protein MDSIFFTLSKLGTILLYPLPVFFLLAIFLIFKTKSGHGKYRLFQIILFLYLASNAFVSNFLVQTLEKDYPPVSISELPKSDVAIVLGGMIQTISTHPGRPELSDSADRLTDAVRMYKAGKVKKVLFTGGSGLLFANTYREADLAKELFLDLGVPEKDLIWENNSRNTYENALETKKILQDKKIESAILVTSAFHMKRAAGCFQKQEIHFVAYPTDYRATDLQSGAFELYIPSAVFLEQTTMAIKEWVGYFVYRAKSYL from the coding sequence ATGGATTCAATTTTTTTCACTCTCTCCAAGCTTGGTACCATCCTACTCTATCCCCTTCCTGTATTTTTTCTTTTAGCAATTTTCCTTATCTTTAAAACCAAATCAGGCCACGGAAAATACAGACTCTTTCAAATCATTTTGTTTTTGTATTTGGCTTCGAATGCCTTTGTTTCCAACTTCCTTGTCCAAACTCTAGAAAAAGATTACCCACCCGTATCCATTTCAGAACTTCCTAAATCAGACGTTGCGATTGTGTTAGGTGGAATGATCCAAACCATTTCAACTCATCCAGGTAGACCCGAACTATCCGACTCGGCAGACAGACTAACAGACGCTGTGCGAATGTATAAAGCGGGAAAAGTAAAAAAAGTCCTATTTACTGGTGGATCTGGCCTTCTATTTGCAAATACCTACCGCGAAGCAGACCTTGCCAAAGAATTGTTTTTGGATTTAGGAGTTCCTGAAAAAGATTTAATCTGGGAAAACAATTCGCGAAATACTTACGAGAATGCTTTAGAAACAAAAAAGATTCTCCAGGATAAAAAGATAGAATCCGCAATCCTTGTGACTTCCGCATTCCATATGAAACGTGCTGCTGGTTGTTTTCAAAAACAAGAAATTCATTTTGTGGCTTATCCCACAGACTACCGTGCCACTGACCTACAATCAGGGGCATTTGAGCTTTACATTCCCTCTGCCGTATTTTTAGAACAAACAACGATGGCCATCAAAGAATGGGTGGGATACTTCGTATATCGTGCCAAATCCTACTTATAA
- a CDS encoding MBL fold metallo-hydrolase — MKSLSFFSFLLFFSLSCFSEANVRKPHHTENGFKNPNPTFETKGLWNVIVWQFQRFRLPNSLDPADYPPFPVVANDGVELKNNSSKLSVTWVGHATTLIQIDGVNILSDPIWSERCSPVSFVGPKRYTPPGIKIEDLPKIDIVILSHNHYDHTDLPTLKQLEEKFHPLVLTGLGNKKLLLGEGMKNVQEMDWWDETKTFGLNITFTPTQHFSGRGLFDRNETLWGSYLISGKKEKVYFGGDTGYYTHFREIGERFGSIDVAILPVGATEPRWMMQPVHVDPKETVQAFADLKAKYLVPMHYMTFVLSDEPLDSPVPRTKEELKRSGISEEKFVPLKIGESRFF, encoded by the coding sequence GTGAAGTCCCTATCATTCTTTTCGTTCCTCCTATTTTTTTCTCTTTCCTGTTTTAGTGAGGCGAATGTTCGCAAACCCCACCATACAGAGAACGGATTTAAAAATCCAAATCCAACCTTCGAAACCAAAGGTCTTTGGAATGTAATCGTTTGGCAATTCCAAAGGTTTCGACTGCCCAATAGTTTGGATCCGGCCGACTATCCGCCGTTTCCCGTTGTAGCAAACGATGGAGTGGAATTGAAGAACAATTCGTCCAAACTTTCAGTCACTTGGGTGGGACATGCGACAACCCTCATTCAGATTGATGGAGTGAACATTCTGTCCGATCCCATTTGGAGTGAAAGATGTTCTCCTGTTAGTTTTGTGGGCCCGAAACGTTACACCCCTCCCGGAATCAAAATCGAAGACCTTCCCAAGATAGACATTGTGATTTTATCGCATAACCACTATGACCATACAGATTTACCTACCTTAAAACAACTTGAGGAAAAGTTTCATCCCCTTGTCCTAACGGGGCTTGGTAACAAGAAGTTGTTGTTAGGTGAAGGAATGAAAAATGTTCAAGAAATGGACTGGTGGGACGAAACAAAAACCTTCGGGCTGAATATTACCTTTACTCCTACCCAACATTTTAGTGGGCGAGGTTTGTTTGACCGGAACGAAACTCTATGGGGAAGTTATCTCATTTCAGGAAAAAAGGAAAAAGTCTATTTCGGGGGAGATACCGGATACTACACCCATTTTCGTGAAATTGGCGAAAGGTTTGGTTCGATCGATGTGGCAATTTTACCGGTGGGAGCAACAGAACCTCGCTGGATGATGCAACCCGTACATGTGGATCCCAAGGAAACAGTCCAAGCTTTTGCGGATCTAAAGGCTAAATATTTAGTTCCTATGCATTATATGACCTTTGTTCTCTCGGATGAACCCCTTGATTCTCCTGTGCCCCGCACTAAAGAGGAGCTAAAACGATCGGGAATCTCCGAAGAAAAATTCGTTCCTTTAAAAATTGGGGAGTCTCGGTTTTTTTAG